A stretch of the Streptomyces sp. WMMB303 genome encodes the following:
- a CDS encoding rhodanese-like domain-containing protein encodes MTTPTALGTEEARTRLHELTVIDVRTPGEYAGGHLPGALNVPLDRIQRALPDIRQAADRGDVLVVCASGARSENACRILAENGVETATLSGGTGAWAADGHDLHRPQGDGRATWGMERQVRFTAGTAVLLGLLLGLLVHPAFQLLSAGIAAGLVFSALTNTCGMAAMLAKLPHNRPRAADLDATLAELRNR; translated from the coding sequence ATGACCACGCCCACCGCCCTCGGTACCGAGGAAGCCCGCACCCGGCTGCACGAGCTGACCGTCATCGACGTCCGCACCCCCGGCGAATACGCCGGGGGACACCTGCCCGGCGCGCTGAACGTCCCGCTCGACCGGATCCAGCGGGCCCTGCCCGACATCCGCCAGGCTGCCGACCGCGGCGACGTCCTGGTCGTCTGCGCGTCCGGCGCGCGGTCCGAGAACGCCTGCCGGATCCTCGCCGAGAACGGCGTCGAGACCGCGACCCTCTCCGGCGGCACCGGTGCCTGGGCCGCCGACGGCCACGACCTGCACCGCCCGCAGGGCGACGGTCGCGCCACCTGGGGCATGGAGCGGCAGGTCCGCTTCACGGCGGGGACGGCCGTCCTCCTCGGCCTCCTCCTCGGCCTGCTCGTCCACCCGGCCTTCCAACTGCTCTCCGCCGGGATCGCCGCCGGGCTGGTCTTCTCGGCCCTCACCAACACCTGCGGCATGGCCGCCATGCTCGCCAAGCTGCCCCACAACCGCCCCCGCGCCGCCGACCTCGACGCCACCCTGGCCGAACTCCGCAACCGCTGA
- a CDS encoding rhodanese-like domain-containing protein: MSLFRRSAPRLSVDEARTRTAGDRAEAVLLDVREQPEWQSGHAPGAVHAPLTGLTAGAALPAAAQRRPLVVICRSGHRSQQAAKLLSERDADAVDVEGGMNAWAAAGFPVVDERGNTGSTA; the protein is encoded by the coding sequence ATGTCCCTCTTCCGTAGGAGCGCACCGCGCTTGTCCGTGGACGAGGCCCGCACCCGCACCGCCGGGGACCGGGCGGAAGCGGTTCTGCTGGATGTCCGCGAGCAGCCCGAGTGGCAGTCGGGGCACGCCCCGGGTGCCGTGCACGCCCCGCTGACCGGGCTGACTGCGGGTGCGGCTCTGCCCGCGGCGGCACAGCGCCGTCCGCTGGTGGTGATCTGCCGCAGCGGGCACCGCTCCCAGCAGGCGGCGAAGCTGCTCAGCGAGCGGGACGCGGACGCGGTGGACGTCGAGGGCGGCATGAACGCGTGGGCCGCCGCCGGGTTCCCGGTCGTCGACGAACGCGGGAACACCGGCTCGACAGCGTGA
- a CDS encoding cytochrome P450 has protein sequence MSSLITSDSGALDTLDLADPRTHAEYDLTQVWQRLRKEQPFYKHRPVGGSEGFWVVSRHEDVSTLYRDTTRFTSEKGNVLTTLLMGGDSAAGMMAAVTDDPRHNDLRRILLKAFSPRVLTGVVENIQAAARQLLLDAVAREECDFARDVAAHIPLNAICDLMAVPQADRPFVLECTEAALGSDGAAQSPAVAWQARNDILAYFEKLATERRKNPGTDAVSMLATGTLEGKPLTMDEIVVNCYSLILGGDETSRLSMTGAVAAFLEHPDQWRALLDGEVDVSTAVEEVLRWTTPAIHFGRSALEDVPVGDRGQEIKAGDIVTLWNNSANMDEEVFADPGRFDLARTPNKQIAFGYGPHFCLGAYLGRAEIAAMLTALRDIVATIEPNGEPRRVYSNLLSGMTSLPVVLRPA, from the coding sequence ATGTCCAGCCTCATCACGTCCGATTCCGGTGCTCTGGACACACTGGATCTGGCCGACCCACGCACGCACGCCGAGTACGACCTCACCCAGGTGTGGCAGCGGCTGCGGAAGGAGCAGCCCTTCTACAAGCACCGGCCGGTGGGCGGGTCGGAGGGCTTCTGGGTCGTTTCGCGCCACGAGGACGTCTCCACCCTCTACCGCGACACCACGCGCTTCACCTCCGAGAAGGGGAATGTGCTCACCACGCTCCTCATGGGCGGTGACTCGGCTGCGGGCATGATGGCCGCGGTGACGGACGATCCGCGTCACAATGATCTGCGCAGGATCCTGCTCAAGGCGTTCTCGCCGCGGGTGCTCACCGGGGTGGTGGAGAACATCCAGGCAGCCGCCCGGCAGCTCCTGCTCGACGCCGTCGCGCGGGAGGAGTGCGACTTCGCACGGGACGTGGCCGCGCACATCCCGCTCAACGCGATCTGCGACCTCATGGCCGTGCCGCAGGCGGACCGTCCCTTCGTACTGGAGTGCACCGAGGCGGCGCTGGGATCGGACGGGGCGGCCCAGTCCCCCGCTGTCGCCTGGCAGGCGCGCAACGACATCCTCGCCTACTTCGAGAAGCTGGCCACCGAGCGCCGGAAGAACCCCGGTACGGACGCGGTCAGCATGCTCGCCACCGGCACCCTCGAGGGCAAGCCGCTCACGATGGACGAGATCGTCGTCAACTGCTACAGCCTCATCCTCGGCGGCGACGAGACCAGCCGGCTCTCGATGACGGGTGCCGTAGCGGCGTTCCTCGAACACCCGGATCAGTGGCGTGCGCTGCTCGACGGCGAGGTGGATGTCTCCACCGCCGTCGAGGAGGTGCTGCGCTGGACGACGCCCGCGATCCACTTCGGCCGGTCCGCGCTGGAGGATGTTCCGGTCGGCGACCGCGGGCAGGAGATCAAGGCCGGCGACATCGTCACTCTCTGGAACAACTCGGCCAACATGGATGAAGAGGTCTTCGCGGACCCGGGCCGCTTCGACCTGGCCCGTACTCCGAACAAGCAGATCGCCTTCGGCTACGGGCCGCACTTCTGCCTCGGCGCCTACCTCGGGCGCGCCGAGATCGCGGCCATGCTCACCGCGCTCCGCGACATCGTGGCCACGATCGAACCGAACGGGGAGCCCCGCCGGGTCTACTCCAATCTGCTGTCCGGCATGACCAGCCTCCCAGTGGTCCTGCGTCCCGCATGA
- a CDS encoding MBL fold metallo-hydrolase, producing MFFVDTIEIEGLGNRSYLAGGARTAVAVDPPRDIDRVLTAAARRGVRISHVVETHIHNDYVTGGLELARITGADYLVPAGARVSFSRVPVADGDTVDIDTDLTLAAVTTPGHTPHHTAYVLGEAGRPVAAFTGGSLLIGTVGRPDLVEPRLTEQLAHAQHASAHRLADALPDETAVLPTHGFGSFCSSAQADGDTTTIGKEKAANTALTSDADTFVAELLAGLEDVPAYYAHMGPANAQGPTPVDLTRPAIADPDEIAARLAAGEWVVDLRHRVAFAEGHVAGSFNFEAEGKLATYLAWMIPWGKPVTLLADSAEQLAAAQRELVRVGIDRPASAATGGPAAWLRDGESPASFPRATFAELAARDEEDILVLDVRRDSERAAGWIAGSVHIPIHEVHSRLGEVPGGTVWVHCAGGMRAGIAASLLDAAGRRVVAVDDGFDAAAEAGLTVVTG from the coding sequence GTGTTCTTCGTCGACACGATCGAGATCGAGGGCCTGGGCAACCGCAGCTACCTCGCAGGTGGGGCGCGCACGGCGGTGGCTGTGGACCCGCCTCGCGACATCGACCGGGTCCTCACGGCTGCCGCCCGGCGGGGGGTGCGCATCTCCCACGTGGTGGAGACGCACATCCACAACGACTACGTCACCGGCGGCCTGGAGCTCGCCCGGATCACCGGAGCCGACTATCTGGTCCCGGCCGGTGCGCGAGTCTCGTTCTCCCGGGTCCCGGTCGCCGACGGCGACACCGTCGACATCGACACGGACCTGACGTTGGCGGCTGTGACGACCCCGGGGCACACCCCGCACCACACCGCCTACGTACTCGGTGAGGCGGGGCGTCCGGTCGCCGCGTTCACCGGCGGCTCCCTCCTCATCGGCACCGTCGGCCGCCCGGACCTCGTCGAGCCGCGGCTGACCGAGCAGTTGGCGCACGCCCAGCACGCCTCGGCCCACCGGCTCGCCGACGCCCTGCCCGATGAGACCGCGGTCCTGCCCACGCACGGGTTCGGCAGCTTCTGCTCCTCCGCCCAGGCCGACGGCGACACCACGACCATCGGAAAGGAGAAGGCCGCCAACACGGCCCTCACCTCCGACGCGGACACCTTCGTCGCCGAACTGCTCGCCGGACTGGAGGACGTGCCCGCCTACTACGCGCACATGGGCCCCGCCAATGCCCAGGGGCCCACTCCAGTCGACCTGACCCGGCCCGCGATCGCGGATCCGGACGAGATCGCCGCGCGGCTCGCGGCGGGTGAGTGGGTGGTCGACCTGCGCCACCGGGTCGCCTTCGCGGAGGGCCATGTCGCCGGCTCGTTCAACTTCGAGGCGGAGGGCAAGCTCGCCACCTACCTGGCCTGGATGATCCCGTGGGGCAAGCCGGTCACGCTGCTCGCCGACTCGGCGGAGCAACTGGCCGCCGCGCAGCGGGAACTGGTCCGCGTCGGCATCGACCGGCCCGCCTCCGCGGCGACCGGCGGTCCTGCGGCCTGGCTTCGCGACGGGGAGAGCCCCGCCTCCTTCCCCCGGGCCACGTTCGCGGAACTGGCGGCGCGGGACGAGGAGGACATCCTCGTCCTCGACGTGCGCCGCGACTCCGAGCGCGCCGCGGGGTGGATAGCGGGGTCGGTCCACATTCCGATCCACGAGGTGCACAGCCGGCTCGGTGAGGTGCCCGGCGGAACGGTCTGGGTGCACTGCGCCGGTGGCATGCGCGCCGGTATCGCCGCTTCGCTGCTGGATGCCGCCGGGCGGCGGGTCGTCGCCGTGGACGACGGCTTCGACGCGGCCGCCGAGGCCGGACTGACCGTCGTCACCGGTTGA
- a CDS encoding class I SAM-dependent methyltransferase, whose amino-acid sequence MPKDNARRSALEILEKQRQFDLTLAEIDDIEGFDAILGVETGKPVEPWEVLEADDRTLENNSRYSPTPVRTVRAALTAAAVRHEEISFVDFGSGKGRVLLIAAEYPFKRVIGVDFSSELCATARKNVEHTVRSSSVRRSPIEIHHQDAREFDIPDDAGFFYFYEPFSAAVAAAVLDNIEASVSRSPRAAVLCFVGSALLSEVEQRRSWAQLGDPLASPDTEYYSTRLYTYTNGSEGAHPG is encoded by the coding sequence ATGCCAAAAGACAACGCCCGGCGAAGCGCTCTCGAGATCCTGGAAAAGCAGCGGCAGTTCGACCTCACCCTGGCGGAGATCGACGACATCGAAGGGTTCGATGCGATACTCGGCGTGGAGACGGGCAAGCCGGTGGAGCCCTGGGAAGTGCTGGAGGCGGACGACCGCACCCTGGAGAACAATTCGCGCTATTCACCGACGCCGGTCCGCACGGTGCGCGCCGCGCTCACCGCGGCCGCGGTCCGGCACGAGGAGATCTCCTTCGTCGACTTCGGCTCGGGGAAGGGGCGCGTGCTGCTCATCGCCGCCGAATACCCCTTCAAACGGGTCATCGGCGTGGACTTCTCCTCCGAGCTCTGCGCAACGGCCAGGAAGAATGTCGAGCACACCGTCAGGAGCTCGTCGGTGCGCCGGAGCCCCATCGAGATCCACCACCAGGACGCACGCGAGTTCGACATCCCTGACGATGCGGGGTTCTTCTACTTCTACGAGCCCTTCTCGGCGGCCGTCGCCGCGGCAGTCCTCGACAACATCGAGGCGTCTGTCAGCCGGTCACCACGCGCCGCGGTGCTGTGCTTCGTGGGGTCGGCCCTTCTCTCCGAAGTGGAACAGCGCCGCTCCTGGGCGCAGTTGGGAGACCCCCTGGCCTCACCGGACACCGAGTACTACAGCACCCGGCTCTACACGTACACGAACGGCTCCGAGGGAGCGCACCCCGGGTAG
- a CDS encoding metal-sensitive transcriptional regulator, whose translation MELDLAAAELKAVLNRLRRAQGQISGVIRMIEEGRDCEEVVTQLAAASRALDRAGFAIIATGLQQCLTEVEDGSRSGEDRDEMRARLEKLFLSLA comes from the coding sequence ATGGAGCTTGATCTGGCGGCAGCGGAACTGAAGGCGGTCCTCAACCGACTGCGCCGGGCGCAGGGCCAGATCTCCGGGGTGATCCGGATGATCGAGGAGGGGCGGGACTGCGAGGAGGTCGTCACGCAGTTGGCGGCCGCGTCGCGGGCGCTGGACCGGGCCGGATTCGCGATCATCGCCACCGGGCTGCAGCAGTGCCTGACCGAGGTGGAGGACGGCAGCCGCTCCGGAGAGGACCGGGACGAGATGCGCGCCCGGCTGGAGAAGCTCTTCCTCTCCCTGGCCTGA
- a CDS encoding sulfite exporter TauE/SafE family protein has product MSLLIVALIAGAVVGLALGALGGGGSVLAVPALIYLLGFSPASATTASLIIVTATSVTALYVHARDGNVVWRTGTLFAAAGIVPAFLAGAAAGRLPAAALTTAFAVIAALAALRMLRPADSEPPERIRPAKAAGAGAGLGAVTGFLGVGGGFLAVPALVGVLGLRMKQAVGTSLLVITVNSLAALTARAGGGGDLRWEVIAPFTGAAILGAWDGKRLATKITGRSLQRTFAFVLLGVAVFMLVDVIV; this is encoded by the coding sequence GTGAGCCTCCTGATCGTCGCCCTGATCGCCGGGGCCGTCGTCGGCCTGGCCCTGGGAGCGCTCGGGGGTGGTGGCAGCGTGCTCGCCGTCCCCGCGCTGATCTATCTGCTGGGGTTCTCCCCGGCCTCCGCGACCACCGCCAGCCTGATCATCGTCACCGCGACCTCGGTCACCGCCCTGTACGTGCATGCCCGGGACGGCAACGTTGTGTGGCGGACCGGGACGCTGTTCGCGGCCGCGGGCATCGTGCCCGCGTTCCTGGCCGGCGCTGCAGCGGGCCGTCTCCCCGCAGCCGCACTCACCACCGCCTTCGCGGTCATCGCCGCGCTCGCCGCCCTGCGCATGCTGCGGCCCGCGGACTCCGAGCCGCCCGAGCGGATACGTCCCGCCAAGGCGGCGGGGGCGGGTGCCGGGCTGGGAGCCGTGACGGGCTTCCTCGGCGTCGGCGGCGGGTTTCTCGCGGTCCCCGCGCTGGTGGGGGTCCTCGGGCTGCGGATGAAGCAGGCCGTGGGCACGAGTCTGCTGGTCATCACCGTGAACTCGCTTGCCGCGCTCACGGCCCGGGCGGGCGGTGGCGGGGACCTGCGCTGGGAGGTGATCGCCCCGTTCACCGGAGCCGCGATCCTCGGAGCCTGGGACGGGAAACGCCTGGCCACGAAGATCACCGGCCGTTCTCTGCAGCGGACCTTCGCCTTCGTCCTGCTGGGGGTGGCGGTCTTCATGCTCGTGGACGTGATCGTCTGA